A single genomic interval of Helianthus annuus cultivar XRQ/B chromosome 13, HanXRQr2.0-SUNRISE, whole genome shotgun sequence harbors:
- the LOC110898161 gene encoding casein kinase 1-like protein HD16, protein MPQLRSGARRSKRLVNLNLQPATQPIDQTENVTAPTRTRRKTGGGRGRGDAAGVGKGLVAATIGRTTAGGRGRGVRLIDLDQEPPCEVVPELVARGVGEPAFNRIGAVADKDIAMDGGSGDKVIGAEEDGNTPAVPERVQVGNSPIYKTDRKLGKGGFGQVYVGRRVSGGTERTGPDAVEVALKFEHRSSKGCNYGPPYEWQVYSSLNGCYGIPWVHYKGRQGDFYILVMDILGPSLWDVWNSLGQSMSPSIVACIAVEAISILEKLHLKGFVHGDVKPENFLLGQPGSVDEKKLYLIDLGLASKWKESTSSQHVEYDQRPDIFRGTIRYASVHAHLGRTASRRDDLESLAYTLIFLIKGRLPWQGYQGDNKSFLVSKKKMATSPELMCCFCPAPFKHFLEAVTNLKFDEEPNYSKLISLFESLIEPVTSLRPIRIDGALKVGQKRGRLLINLEEDEQPKKKVRLGTPATQWISVYNARRPMKQRYHYNVADARLRQHVEKGNEDGLYISCVASASNLWALIMDAGTGFSSQVYEVSPVFLHKEWIMEQWEKNYYISSIAGTTNGSSLVVMSRGTPYTQQSYKVSESFPYKWISKKWKEGFHVTSMTTAGSRWGVVMSRNAGFSDQVVELDFLYPSEGIHRRWENGYRITSMAATPDQAAFILSIPRRKIMDETQETLRTSAFPSTHVKEKWSKNLYIASMCYGRTVC, encoded by the exons ATGCCACAGCTGAGAAGTGGAGCAAGGAGATCAAAACGGTTAGTTAATCTTAATCTCCAGCCTGCTACTCAACCGATTGACCAAACGGAAAACGTTACTGCACCAACGAGAACCAGAAGGAAGACGGGTGGTGGAAGGGGACGAGGTGATGCTGCAGGTGTAGGAAAAGGGCTCGTGGCGGCAACGATAGGTAGAACGACGGCTGGCGGTAGAGGCAGAGGTGTTAGATTGATTGATTTGGACCAGGAACCACCGTGTGAAGTTGTTCCTGAACTTGTAGCTCGTGGAGTTGGTGAGCCTGCATTTAATAGAATCGGCGCGGTTGCAGATAAAGATATAGCAATGGACGGTGGAAGTGGTGATAAAGTTATCGGAGCTGAAGAAGATGGAAACACACCTGCCGTGCCCGAAAGG GTACAAGTAGGTAATTCTCCTATATATAAGACCGATAGAAAGTTGGGTAAGGGTGGTTTTGGACAAGTTTATGTTGGTCGGAGGGTAAGCGGCGGAACCGAAAGAACAGGGCCCGATGCAGTTGAG GTAGCATTAAAGTTTGAGCATCGTAGTAGTAAGGGTTGCAACTATGGTCCTCCGTACGAGTGGCAAGTTTACAG CTCGTTGAATGGTTGTTACGGGATTCCGTGGGTTCACTACAAGGGACGGCAAGGCGATTTTTACATTCTG GTTATGGATATACTTGGACCTAGTCTTTGGGATGTTTGGAATTCTTTAGGCCAATC GATGTCACCAAGTATAGTGGCTTGCATTGCCGTTGAGGCAATATCAATTCTTGAAAAGCTTCACTTGAAGGG ATTTGTACATGGAGATGTGAAGCCGGAAAATTTCTTACTGGGTCAACCAGGATCTGTAGATGAAAAGAAACTATATCTTATTGATCTTGGTTTAG CATCAAAATGGAAAGAGTCCACATCTAGTCAGCATGTTGAGTATGATCAACGGCCAGATATATTCAG AGGTACAATAAGATACGCAAGTGTACATGCACATTTAGGTCGAACAGCAAGTAGACGGGATGACCTTGAGTCACTCGCATACACATTAATATTTCTTATTAAAGGAAGATTGCCATGGCAGGGTTATCAG GGAGATAACAAGAGTTTTCTTGTTAGTAAAAAGAAAATGGCAACGTCACCCGAGTTGATGTGTTGCTTTTGTCCTGCTCCGTTTAAACATTTTCTTGAAGCAgttacaaatttgaaatttgacgaGGAGCCTAATTATTCAAAGCTTATTTCTTTATTTGAGAGTCTTATTGAACCGGTTACGTCATTAAGACCAATCAGAATTGACGGGGCACTTAAG GTTGGACAGAAACGAGGTAGATTGCTTATTAATTTGGAAGAAGATGAACAGCCGAAAAAGAAAGTACGATTAGGTACTCCTGCTACACAATGGATTTCTGTTTATAATGCGCGTCGGCCGATGAAGCAAAG ATATCACTACAATGTCGCTGACGCACGGCTCCGTCAGCATGTAGAAAAGGGTAATGAAGATGGTTTATACATAAGCTGTGTGGCGTCAGCCTCAAATCTTTGGGCTTTAATTATGGACGCTGGAACTGGATTTAGTtcccaagtttatgaggtttcaCCGGTTTTCCTTCACAAG GAATGGATTATGGAACAGTGGGAGAAAAACTATTACATCAGTTCAATAGCTGGTACAACTAACGGAAGCTCGTTGGTTGTTATGTCAAGAG gAACACCTTATACTCAACAATCGTATAAAGTGAGTGAATCATTTCCGTATAAATGGATCAGTAAAAAATGGAAAGAAGGGTTTCACGTCACTTCAATGACTACAGCTGGCAGTCGTTGGGGTGTCGTGATGTCAAGAAACGCAGGATTTTCCGACCAG GTTGTAGAACTTGATTTTCTTTACCCAAGTGAAGGAATACATCGTAGATGGGAGAATGGGTACAGGATAACATCTATGGCTGCCACACCTGATCAAGCAGCGTTCATTTTGAGTATCCCGAGGCGTAAAATAATGGACGAGACACAAGAAACCTTGAGAACATCCGCCTTCCCGAGTACCCATGTGAAG GAAAAATGGTCAAAGAACCTTTATATTGCATCCATGTGTTATGGTCGAACCGTATGCTGA